From the genome of Pukyongia salina, one region includes:
- a CDS encoding aconitate hydratase — protein MAFDIDMIKKVYSELPSRVDKAREVVGKPLTLSEKILYAHLWDGSPSRAFTRGKDYVDFAPDRIACQDATAQMALLQFMQAGKSKVAVPTTVHCDHLIQARDGAVADLKRANDTSNEVFDFLESVSNKYGIGFWKPGAGIIHQVVLENYAFPGGMMIGTDSHTVNAGGLGMVAVGVGGADAVDVMAGMPWELKFPKLIGVKLTGELNGWTASKDVILKVAGILTVKGGTGAIVEYFGPGAKNLSCTGKGTICNMGAEIGATTSTFGYDEAMERFLRATDRSEIADEANKIKDYLTGDPEVYENPEKYFDQVIEINLSTLRPHLNGPFTPDLATPVGELGKKARENDWPINVMWGLIGSCTNSSYEDLTRAASIAQQAIDKKLKPKSDFGINPGSEQIRYTAERDGLLRVFEDLGATIFTNACGPCIGQWDRSDVLGDEKNTIVHSFNRNFSKRADGNPNTHAFVGSPEMVAAIAISGRLDFDPMNDSLLNEDGEEVKLDEPRGIELPPRGFEVEDAGYLEPDADGSGVNVVVNPNSERLQLLTPFEPIKDEELQGVKLLIKAFGKCTTDHISMAGPWLRYRGHLDNIANNTLIGAVNAFNKKTNFVKNQLDGEYGGVPDTQRAYKKAGIKTIVVGDHNYGEGSSREHAAMQPRHLGVAAVLVKSFARIHETNLKKQGMLGLTFANENDYDLIQEDDTFNFVDISEFAPGKPLTIEVVHADGSKDTILANHTYNDAQIEWYREGSALNLIKKQNNA, from the coding sequence ATGGCTTTCGACATTGACATGATAAAGAAGGTTTATTCTGAACTTCCGTCTCGGGTTGATAAGGCGCGTGAGGTGGTAGGTAAACCCCTTACACTTTCAGAAAAGATTTTATACGCACATCTCTGGGACGGTTCTCCATCCAGAGCCTTCACCAGAGGAAAGGATTATGTAGATTTTGCACCAGACAGGATCGCTTGTCAGGATGCCACTGCGCAAATGGCCTTGTTGCAGTTTATGCAGGCTGGAAAAAGTAAAGTTGCTGTACCTACCACGGTACATTGTGATCACTTGATCCAGGCAAGAGATGGTGCTGTGGCCGATCTAAAAAGGGCAAACGATACCAGTAATGAAGTTTTCGATTTTCTTGAATCTGTTTCTAATAAGTATGGAATAGGATTTTGGAAACCAGGAGCGGGGATCATTCACCAGGTAGTTTTGGAGAACTATGCCTTCCCGGGTGGAATGATGATTGGTACAGATTCGCATACGGTAAATGCCGGTGGTCTTGGAATGGTCGCTGTTGGAGTAGGAGGAGCAGATGCAGTAGATGTAATGGCCGGGATGCCCTGGGAACTTAAATTCCCGAAGCTTATCGGTGTAAAACTTACCGGCGAACTAAATGGCTGGACTGCCTCTAAAGATGTGATCTTAAAAGTGGCGGGAATCTTGACAGTAAAAGGCGGAACTGGTGCTATTGTGGAATATTTTGGTCCGGGTGCGAAGAACTTGTCGTGTACTGGGAAAGGAACCATATGTAACATGGGCGCCGAGATTGGTGCCACCACCTCTACATTCGGCTACGATGAGGCGATGGAGCGTTTTCTAAGAGCTACAGATCGTTCCGAAATTGCCGATGAGGCAAATAAGATCAAAGATTATCTTACTGGAGATCCAGAGGTGTATGAAAATCCCGAAAAATATTTCGATCAGGTAATTGAAATCAACCTTTCTACGTTACGCCCTCATCTCAATGGGCCCTTCACTCCCGATCTTGCCACACCTGTGGGAGAGCTTGGGAAGAAGGCTCGGGAAAACGACTGGCCGATCAATGTGATGTGGGGATTGATAGGATCTTGTACAAATTCATCTTATGAAGATCTTACCAGAGCTGCGTCTATTGCTCAGCAGGCTATTGACAAAAAATTGAAACCTAAAAGTGATTTCGGGATCAATCCAGGTTCGGAGCAGATACGATATACCGCTGAACGGGATGGCTTGTTACGAGTTTTCGAAGATCTTGGAGCCACTATATTCACCAATGCCTGCGGTCCATGTATAGGGCAGTGGGACAGAAGCGATGTTCTTGGAGATGAAAAGAACACCATTGTTCATTCCTTTAATAGAAACTTCTCCAAGCGAGCGGATGGAAACCCGAATACACATGCATTTGTAGGTTCGCCGGAGATGGTTGCTGCGATAGCTATTTCGGGGCGGTTGGATTTCGACCCCATGAACGATTCCCTCCTCAATGAGGATGGAGAAGAAGTGAAGCTGGACGAACCCAGAGGAATTGAATTACCACCGCGCGGATTTGAAGTTGAAGATGCTGGTTATCTGGAGCCGGATGCTGATGGAAGTGGTGTGAATGTGGTAGTGAATCCTAACAGCGAACGACTTCAGTTATTAACCCCTTTCGAACCCATAAAAGATGAGGAGCTACAAGGCGTTAAGTTGCTGATAAAAGCTTTTGGTAAATGTACCACAGACCATATTTCGATGGCCGGGCCCTGGCTACGATATAGAGGGCATCTGGATAATATCGCAAACAATACACTTATAGGTGCAGTAAATGCTTTTAACAAGAAGACAAATTTTGTTAAAAATCAGTTAGATGGAGAATACGGAGGTGTTCCCGATACGCAGCGAGCCTATAAAAAAGCTGGGATAAAGACCATAGTAGTGGGAGATCACAACTACGGAGAAGGTTCCTCACGAGAGCATGCTGCTATGCAGCCTCGTCACCTTGGAGTGGCAGCGGTTTTGGTGAAATCGTTCGCGAGAATCCACGAGACCAATCTAAAAAAACAGGGAATGCTTGGGCTAACTTTCGCCAATGAGAACGATTACGATCTCATTCAGGAAGATGATACTTTCAATTTTGTTGATATCTCCGAATTTGCTCCCGGGAAACCACTTACCATTGAGGTAGTGCACGCCGATGGAAGCAAGGATACGATCTTGGCTAATCATACGTACAATGATGCACAGATAGAATGGTATCGTGAAGGATCGGCATTGAATTTAATAAAGAAGCAGAACAACGCTTAA